From Butyricimonas paravirosa, one genomic window encodes:
- a CDS encoding DUF4843 domain-containing protein, with the protein MMETIKLLIFCLLLGVCINACSRDEIMIFKEEQNSLNFPKYQYLSTTYKYDSLQFSSVFSGGNEVADFYIPIRVAGSVSDQDREYRLRVNPEETFGIKENTHYTLETTQLFRAGRYIDSTVVKINVQAIKDDAVEGRIYIELVPNENFVRGLDFYQYMIVNVSGVGLSSQPTLWRTNSLDTYGGTYSSVKAEKFIELNGILEEDWKAPNKAILYAYAKKTYEWFENNPTYDNGELVVFKGTIEY; encoded by the coding sequence ATGATGGAGACTATAAAACTATTGATTTTTTGTTTGTTACTTGGTGTCTGCATAAATGCATGCAGTCGAGATGAGATCATGATTTTTAAGGAAGAGCAAAATAGTTTGAATTTCCCTAAATACCAGTATCTTTCTACGACCTACAAATATGATAGCCTTCAATTTTCTTCCGTGTTCAGTGGAGGAAATGAAGTGGCTGATTTTTATATTCCTATTCGCGTGGCAGGATCGGTGTCAGATCAAGATCGTGAATATAGATTGCGGGTGAATCCGGAAGAAACATTTGGTATCAAGGAGAATACTCATTATACCTTGGAAACAACACAATTATTTCGAGCCGGAAGATATATAGATTCAACCGTGGTGAAAATCAATGTACAGGCAATAAAAGATGATGCAGTTGAAGGAAGAATATATATAGAGTTGGTTCCTAATGAGAACTTTGTACGTGGTTTAGATTTTTATCAATACATGATTGTAAACGTATCTGGAGTGGGATTAAGTAGTCAGCCCACACTCTGGCGAACAAATTCTTTAGATACATACGGTGGAACCTATTCGTCCGTGAAAGCGGAAAAGTTCATTGAACTGAATGGTATATTGGAAGAAGACTGGAAAGCTCCTAATAAAGCAATACTCTACGCCTATGCGAAGAAAACTTATGAATGGTTTGAGAATAACCCGACGTATGACAATGGCGAGTTAGTGGTATTTAAAGGAACGATAGAATATTGA
- a CDS encoding SusC/RagA family TonB-linked outer membrane protein codes for MMKEKLDNLIKIRNREGYILKVILGVCLFLFLQGTMVTRSYAQTTKVNLNVQNVELESVFMMIQQQVGYKVFYNNELVDAKQKVSIRVTNVSLDSALHTLLTPLDMTYKLVNKTIVVSNLKPVTAKAQPELLEITGFVKDKKGMPIPGVTVIYKSTPTLGRATDEKGFYRILVPSLDGELVFSFIGMKTQTVAIKKRVKIDVTMVEEATEMDEVIVTGYVPKAKNSFTGTAVQVKGDDLRKVNPTNLFAALKVFDPSFAVLDDEGMFGSDPNRVPDKIEIRGQNSMPDISQGNLQTYTSLPIFIMDGFQITVQQVFDLDMNRVQSVTILKDAAAASIYGSRAANGVIVIETKVPEGGKLRFSYTFNGSIQVPDLTSYNLMNASELLEYFEKAQLFNNGNKGDNTSTNIYEDLVGGNPGRQNLYTLLSKEVENGVDSYWLSQPLQTSVQHSHSLMLEGGVRFGEKDRRSMRYQVNLSAAPSNGVMKGSKRDRYGAGLKLLYNDLHVQITSDIQVALVKNTDSPYGSFSTYSNLLPIYRMKDENGKYFPRLSYENIPAYEGLPAPDFTGSTFSAQLNPLYEAKYLNSFSRGETTNLTYNLGLNWEVIEGLRVRSTFSISNVQDKAEVYRSPLSADFFDYTSVTDGEETNDGYNLENIYKRGTYTMTNSSQFDYYGSINVSYTKSFGRHLVQGIVGGELKETNSESDAYKTVGFLDDPLGYPSYAVQFDSYTGPSGSSSISRSAGMFANFNYSWDNRYLIDLTGRIDGSSNFASKQRSAPFWSAGVRWNIYNEKFMKTHGWFENLAVRANIGTVGNQNFQLSQIMTLYNFLKMYDGVMGAEIMSIANPELKWQTTLNRNIGLEFSLLQGLVNLDFNYYSNITKNNLTDIAILPSTGFSTYKANMGKVRNQGYEFSLSITPIKKNGWIVNAFVNGAHNKNKLLNISDALRDYNEVIKENQTAHLNYAGYTQLERIFLFEEGQSLNSIFAVRSMGIDPGTGQEIFVTADGVQTFQWNAADQVVVGNTEPTLKGYFGLNVDYKRWSFGANFQYSFGADRYNKTLYEKIEGGNFAQNADRRALTQRWTKPGDVAKYRGYGNTGQLKPTSRFVQKDDFLSMTSARLSYTLNANDLQSLGISLLKFTLSTNDLFYVSTIKQERGLSYPFARTFYFSLQANF; via the coding sequence ATGATGAAGGAAAAATTAGATAATTTGATCAAGATCAGGAATAGAGAGGGATATATCCTGAAAGTTATTTTGGGTGTATGCTTGTTCCTCTTTTTGCAGGGGACAATGGTAACCCGAAGTTATGCCCAGACGACAAAGGTGAATCTGAATGTACAAAATGTGGAATTGGAATCTGTGTTTATGATGATTCAGCAACAAGTCGGATATAAAGTATTTTATAATAATGAATTGGTGGATGCCAAACAAAAAGTGTCAATACGGGTGACGAATGTATCGCTGGATAGTGCATTACACACATTACTTACCCCTTTGGATATGACTTACAAGCTTGTAAATAAAACAATCGTTGTATCCAATTTAAAACCGGTTACGGCTAAAGCTCAGCCGGAACTTTTGGAAATTACAGGTTTTGTAAAAGATAAGAAGGGGATGCCAATACCGGGAGTAACTGTGATTTATAAGAGTACGCCTACGCTAGGGCGGGCTACTGACGAAAAAGGTTTCTACCGGATTTTAGTTCCTTCTTTGGATGGAGAATTGGTTTTCTCTTTTATCGGAATGAAAACACAAACTGTAGCAATAAAAAAACGAGTAAAGATAGATGTTACGATGGTGGAGGAAGCGACAGAGATGGATGAGGTTATCGTAACAGGGTATGTTCCGAAAGCAAAAAATAGTTTTACGGGAACAGCCGTACAAGTGAAAGGAGATGATTTACGTAAGGTTAATCCGACAAATCTATTTGCCGCACTGAAAGTATTTGACCCGTCTTTTGCTGTTTTGGATGATGAAGGAATGTTTGGATCTGACCCTAATAGAGTTCCGGACAAAATAGAGATTCGGGGCCAGAATAGTATGCCTGACATTTCACAGGGCAACTTACAGACTTATACTTCTTTGCCGATTTTTATTATGGATGGTTTTCAGATTACTGTTCAACAAGTATTTGACTTGGATATGAATCGGGTACAATCCGTGACGATTTTGAAAGATGCAGCGGCAGCATCTATCTATGGTTCCCGTGCTGCTAATGGTGTCATTGTGATTGAAACGAAAGTGCCGGAAGGTGGAAAATTACGTTTTTCTTACACTTTCAACGGAAGTATTCAGGTGCCTGACTTGACTTCTTATAATTTAATGAATGCGTCTGAATTATTGGAATATTTTGAAAAAGCCCAGCTTTTCAATAATGGAAATAAAGGAGATAATACCTCTACGAATATTTATGAAGATTTGGTCGGGGGAAATCCGGGGCGTCAGAATTTGTACACCTTGCTATCTAAAGAAGTCGAGAATGGTGTGGATTCCTATTGGTTGTCTCAGCCACTTCAGACATCTGTTCAACATTCCCATTCTTTGATGTTAGAAGGTGGCGTGCGGTTTGGTGAGAAAGACCGGAGAAGTATGCGTTATCAAGTAAATTTGTCGGCAGCTCCGAGTAATGGCGTTATGAAAGGCTCAAAGCGAGATCGTTATGGAGCTGGATTGAAATTATTGTACAATGATCTTCATGTGCAAATAACAAGTGACATACAAGTTGCTTTAGTGAAGAATACAGACTCTCCTTATGGAAGTTTCTCAACGTATTCAAATTTGTTACCTATCTATCGGATGAAAGATGAGAATGGGAAATACTTCCCCAGACTTTCTTACGAGAATATTCCAGCCTACGAGGGACTGCCTGCCCCGGATTTTACGGGAAGTACTTTTTCAGCCCAATTGAATCCGCTTTATGAGGCGAAATATCTGAATAGCTTCAGTAGAGGGGAGACAACAAATCTGACTTACAATCTGGGCTTAAACTGGGAAGTCATAGAAGGATTACGAGTAAGAAGTACTTTCTCTATTAGTAATGTACAGGATAAAGCCGAAGTGTATCGTTCTCCTCTTTCAGCGGATTTCTTTGACTATACCTCCGTGACAGACGGGGAGGAAACGAATGACGGGTATAATTTGGAGAATATTTACAAACGGGGAACTTATACGATGACAAATTCATCCCAGTTTGATTATTATGGTAGCATAAATGTTTCATATACCAAGTCATTCGGGAGACATTTGGTACAAGGAATCGTGGGGGGAGAACTGAAAGAGACGAATTCTGAGAGTGATGCATACAAGACCGTTGGTTTCTTGGATGACCCTCTAGGATACCCTTCTTACGCCGTGCAATTTGATTCCTATACAGGACCTTCAGGAAGTAGTTCTATTTCTCGTTCAGCCGGAATGTTTGCGAACTTCAATTATTCATGGGATAATCGTTATTTGATAGACTTGACGGGACGTATAGACGGTTCATCTAATTTTGCAAGTAAACAACGTTCAGCACCTTTCTGGTCAGCCGGAGTTCGTTGGAATATTTATAATGAGAAATTTATGAAGACTCATGGTTGGTTTGAAAACCTGGCTGTTCGAGCAAATATTGGTACCGTGGGGAATCAGAATTTCCAGTTGAGTCAGATCATGACGCTTTATAATTTCTTGAAAATGTATGATGGGGTAATGGGAGCTGAGATTATGTCGATTGCAAACCCGGAATTGAAATGGCAAACTACTTTAAATCGTAACATTGGATTGGAATTTAGTTTATTACAAGGTTTAGTGAACTTGGATTTCAATTACTACTCAAATATAACAAAGAACAATTTGACGGATATTGCGATTTTACCTTCTACCGGTTTCTCTACTTATAAAGCGAATATGGGTAAAGTACGTAACCAAGGGTATGAGTTTAGCTTGAGTATAACTCCGATCAAGAAGAATGGTTGGATTGTCAATGCTTTTGTGAATGGCGCTCATAACAAGAATAAGTTATTAAATATTTCTGATGCTTTAAGAGATTATAATGAAGTGATTAAAGAAAACCAGACAGCCCATTTGAATTATGCGGGGTATACTCAATTGGAACGAATTTTCTTATTTGAGGAAGGGCAATCTCTGAATTCGATCTTTGCCGTGCGTTCAATGGGAATTGATCCGGGAACAGGGCAGGAGATTTTTGTTACGGCAGATGGTGTTCAGACATTCCAATGGAATGCTGCAGATCAAGTTGTCGTTGGGAACACGGAACCGACCTTGAAAGGGTATTTTGGTCTTAATGTTGACTATAAGCGCTGGAGTTTCGGGGCTAATTTCCAATATTCTTTCGGGGCGGATCGTTACAACAAGACTTTATACGAGAAGATCGAAGGAGGTAATTTTGCTCAAAACGCAGATCGCCGGGCTTTAACTCAGCGTTGGACCAAACCGGGAGATGTAGCCAAATATCGGGGGTATGGAAATACGGGTCAATTGAAACCCACGTCTCGTTTCGTTCAAAAAGATGATTTCTTGTCCATGACATCAGCGAGATTGAGTTATACATTAAATGCAAATGATTTACAGTCGCTTGGCATTTCGTTGTTAAAGTTCACGCTTTCAACAAATGATCTGTTCTATGTTTCAACAATTAAGCAAGAACGTGGATTGTCTTACCCGTTTGCCCGTACCTTCTATTTTTCATTACAAGCTAATTTTTAA
- a CDS encoding ABC transporter ATP-binding protein, producing the protein MEENVIECKNLTHYYGSRLIYENLNFSVKKGHIMGLLGKNGCGKTTTINILNGFLQPRSGECLIYGESTQNLSPETKRRLGYLIEGHIQYSFMNIYQIEKFYSGFYKNWNRDAYFELMNRMKILPSQKVSSMSCGQRAQVALGLILAQDPDLLILDDFSLGLDPGYRRLFVDHMREYAKSGNKTVFLTSHIIQDMERLIDDVLIMDYNRVLMRGSASEFMEKFHQFTFDLDRDDLDFKSDPLIVEADRIKNHYEIYTYASESEVKAMLETKGLAYRNFASVKMTLEDAFIGLTGKY; encoded by the coding sequence ATGGAAGAGAATGTGATTGAGTGTAAAAACCTGACTCATTACTATGGTTCCCGATTGATCTATGAGAATTTGAATTTTTCGGTGAAGAAAGGGCATATCATGGGATTGTTGGGAAAAAATGGGTGTGGTAAAACGACCACGATCAATATTTTGAATGGTTTTCTTCAACCTCGTTCCGGAGAATGTTTGATCTATGGTGAGAGTACACAGAATCTGAGCCCGGAAACCAAACGTCGTTTGGGATATTTGATAGAAGGGCATATTCAGTATTCGTTTATGAATATCTATCAGATCGAGAAGTTTTATTCCGGTTTTTACAAAAATTGGAATCGGGATGCTTATTTCGAACTGATGAACCGGATGAAAATATTACCCTCGCAAAAAGTATCGAGTATGTCTTGTGGACAGCGGGCTCAAGTGGCATTGGGGTTGATTCTGGCACAGGACCCTGATCTGTTGATTTTAGATGACTTCTCGTTGGGACTGGATCCCGGTTACCGTCGTTTATTTGTTGATCATATGCGAGAGTATGCAAAATCCGGGAATAAAACCGTATTTCTGACTTCTCATATTATTCAAGATATGGAACGTCTGATTGATGATGTCTTGATTATGGATTATAATCGGGTATTGATGAGAGGATCGGCATCCGAATTTATGGAAAAATTCCATCAATTTACTTTTGATCTAGACAGGGATGATCTGGATTTTAAGTCAGATCCTCTGATTGTTGAGGCTGATCGTATAAAAAATCACTATGAAATTTACACTTATGCTTCAGAAAGTGAAGTAAAAGCGATGTTAGAAACGAAAGGATTGGCGTATCGAAATTTTGCATCCGTAAAGATGACGTTGGAAGATGCATTTATTGGTTTAACTGGAAAATATTAA
- a CDS encoding DUF4857 domain-containing protein has product MTAKVVRIIMILLTVFIASIVLPDFYKTSFRRNVKYVSLNYSEVTKQFVIWGLKDGVLLDTLGNEYSRQEYERMVPFSSMPQLLKRNEFPDTVAGVPVTPQLVAENNYRHIVNLTERGRYYAMSPLVHGGTDRVGYIYTNDMMRVNRNGIEFYNCEDGRVDKEKSALFDQELRKLGYCPPAKKLYGRSATGYKRDDGLFFVDSKDQLFQVRYHAYKPDCRKIELPDQIKLRRVECEPDHPEVVAYLFGDNNGVYILTVDNQIIKLDLDEFNYDQFKVFDVMGNLFYHMISIQKDGYEKLYIFDRDYKLLDKYGVHSDVYEESAAGVVEGFLFPFVTSTYSYINGYYISSDGQPFVKFIWLNLVLAGVLLYIKRRKGLNVKNPFHIIDLFMVVAFGVFGFISVLIYPIRK; this is encoded by the coding sequence ATGACAGCAAAAGTAGTACGAATCATAATGATACTATTGACGGTTTTTATAGCGTCAATAGTTCTACCGGATTTTTATAAAACCTCGTTCAGACGGAATGTAAAATATGTCTCGCTGAATTATAGTGAGGTGACTAAACAGTTTGTGATATGGGGATTAAAAGATGGTGTTCTGTTAGATACGCTTGGAAATGAATATTCTCGTCAGGAATATGAACGGATGGTACCTTTCTCCAGTATGCCGCAATTACTAAAACGGAATGAATTCCCGGATACCGTGGCAGGTGTACCGGTGACTCCTCAGCTTGTGGCAGAAAATAATTATCGACATATCGTAAATCTGACAGAGCGGGGTCGGTATTATGCCATGTCTCCGCTTGTTCACGGGGGGACGGATCGTGTCGGGTATATTTACACAAATGATATGATGCGGGTAAACCGGAACGGGATTGAATTCTATAACTGCGAGGATGGACGAGTAGATAAAGAAAAAAGTGCCCTTTTTGATCAGGAACTACGGAAATTGGGATATTGTCCCCCGGCAAAGAAATTGTATGGCCGATCTGCCACGGGATATAAGCGGGATGACGGTTTATTCTTTGTGGATAGTAAAGATCAGTTATTTCAAGTACGCTACCATGCTTATAAGCCGGATTGCCGTAAAATTGAACTTCCCGATCAAATCAAATTGCGAAGAGTTGAATGTGAACCCGATCATCCGGAAGTTGTGGCTTATCTTTTTGGAGATAATAACGGAGTATATATTCTGACCGTGGACAATCAGATTATCAAATTGGATTTGGATGAGTTTAACTACGATCAATTTAAAGTTTTTGACGTGATGGGTAATCTCTTCTACCACATGATCTCTATCCAGAAAGATGGTTACGAGAAACTATATATTTTTGACCGGGACTATAAACTACTGGATAAATACGGGGTTCATTCCGACGTGTATGAAGAATCGGCTGCGGGAGTTGTTGAAGGTTTCCTCTTCCCGTTTGTAACTTCCACCTACTCTTATATTAATGGATATTATATAAGTTCCGATGGACAACCATTCGTCAAGTTCATTTGGTTGAATCTCGTGTTAGCCGGAGTTCTATTGTATATAAAACGACGTAAAGGTTTGAATGTGAAGAATCCGTTCCATATCATTGATCTATTCATGGTCGTGGCATTTGGAGTCTTTGGATTCATAAGCGTGTTGATTTATCCGATTCGAAAATAA
- a CDS encoding RagB/SusD family nutrient uptake outer membrane protein, whose protein sequence is MKRICVLLTIAFGLLLFSSCGDWLDVLPKSQMTEEGIFDNEDGYYSALAGIYVKMADKSAYGKHMTVSSVEIMGQTLSMAQASFIEPYYDQGWFNGLATYYYERTTRFNQVEDAITGMWKASYNAIANANELISNLEKQDPSIFEEGARDVVLGEALALRAYIHFDMLRLFQPPYLTEEGKTQKRIPYKTDFGMEFTPSSSSDEILGYLVGDLERAEKLLKDTDPISSGKTYNATILKSERKYKMNYYAVRALQARVYLFKGEYKAAYDAAMEVIGAAEGLGIRFLTNADLGSTDSGNNYVNRSCPMENIFGLLVDELGDYIEEDHTTGNSYYERFRLQSTRYPKFYSSTGDIRITAWKKGSGSSMYLAKYERPTLKKDLALFPRPIVSMLKLGEMYLIAAEGAAESVSTGEAIRLLNILQQSRNGGIFTSDDKEAIISEILKEYRREMIGDGQVFYAYKRRNVPEIEKGYATSGVVTMSVEKYTPDIPTTEFDGGRTY, encoded by the coding sequence ATGAAGAGAATATGTGTTTTATTAACTATAGCGTTCGGACTTCTTCTGTTTAGTTCTTGTGGAGATTGGCTGGATGTACTTCCGAAGTCTCAAATGACGGAAGAGGGGATTTTTGATAATGAAGACGGTTATTATTCTGCATTAGCCGGTATATACGTGAAAATGGCAGATAAAAGCGCCTATGGAAAACATATGACGGTTAGCTCGGTTGAAATCATGGGACAAACGTTGTCTATGGCTCAGGCTTCATTTATTGAACCTTATTATGATCAGGGATGGTTTAATGGGCTGGCAACTTATTATTATGAACGGACAACCCGTTTTAATCAAGTGGAGGATGCAATAACGGGAATGTGGAAAGCGTCCTATAATGCAATTGCAAATGCCAATGAATTGATTTCTAATTTGGAGAAGCAAGATCCTTCGATTTTTGAGGAAGGAGCGAGAGATGTCGTGTTGGGAGAGGCTCTTGCTTTGCGAGCTTATATCCATTTTGATATGTTACGTCTGTTCCAGCCTCCTTATCTAACGGAGGAAGGAAAAACTCAGAAACGAATTCCGTACAAAACGGATTTTGGAATGGAATTTACCCCTTCATCATCATCTGATGAAATATTGGGTTATTTGGTTGGGGACTTGGAGCGTGCGGAAAAGTTATTGAAAGATACCGACCCAATTTCTTCCGGGAAAACTTATAATGCAACCATTTTAAAGAGTGAACGCAAATATAAGATGAACTACTATGCAGTAAGAGCATTGCAAGCGCGGGTTTATCTTTTTAAAGGAGAGTATAAAGCTGCCTATGATGCAGCTATGGAGGTTATTGGTGCGGCAGAAGGTCTGGGTATTCGATTCTTGACAAATGCGGACTTGGGGAGTACGGATTCCGGTAATAATTACGTGAATCGGAGTTGTCCAATGGAAAATATCTTTGGCTTGCTTGTCGATGAGTTAGGGGATTATATCGAAGAGGACCACACGACAGGGAATTCTTATTATGAACGTTTCCGGTTACAATCAACCCGTTACCCGAAATTCTATTCTTCCACGGGTGACATCCGGATTACGGCATGGAAAAAAGGTTCCGGTTCAAGTATGTATTTGGCAAAATATGAACGCCCTACATTAAAGAAAGATTTGGCTCTTTTCCCGCGGCCTATTGTTTCTATGTTGAAATTAGGAGAAATGTACCTGATTGCGGCAGAAGGTGCCGCGGAATCTGTCTCTACCGGAGAGGCGATTCGTTTGTTGAACATCTTGCAACAATCTCGTAACGGAGGAATATTCACGAGTGATGATAAAGAGGCGATTATCTCGGAAATATTGAAAGAATATCGACGTGAAATGATCGGAGATGGGCAGGTGTTCTATGCGTATAAACGACGTAATGTGCCAGAAATTGAAAAGGGGTATGCAACAAGTGGTGTTGTTACCATGTCGGTTGAAAAATATACCCCTGATATTCCAACGACGGAGTTTGATGGTGGAAGAACGTATTAA
- a CDS encoding RagB/SusD family nutrient uptake outer membrane protein, which translates to MKKLLYMVVAVLALSSCNNWFDVAPKEEYIDEDALFSSESAFRNALNGIYTELRSSELFGSNLGLGGIEFMGQTLVPDSELKPIAEFDYDSQIMKEKIEQVWASMYHAIYSCNNLLRLFDKNQDVIFIKGAREVMLAELKVLRVAMHYDLVRLFHPAYTSEPSFKGIYWKESTGDELQQLSTQELCTKMLAQLTEAIAILKKYDPIYTGESLNSDGLFGMAPSNRVWKMNYYAALGLKARIALALGTEAGYLDARACVDEILEGGYFSFATSAGTDLAFSREHLLGLPSPKEGLQALGYTLFRDKGVVLSPIVQVEEWKQEAPDDIRFRSMNNTLQNLLPKYDSLSIAVFSGAPQQIPYIKLGEIYLIGAEAALKLNDLSGAYAYLSTFVDKRFSKTSIVETSTATELMEEIERQYIREFLGEGQLFYCYKRWNLSSIPSYDGRNIEMTKAKYVWPIPAN; encoded by the coding sequence ATGAAGAAATTACTATATATGGTAGTGGCGGTATTGGCGCTAAGTTCATGTAACAATTGGTTTGATGTCGCCCCGAAAGAGGAATACATAGATGAGGACGCTTTGTTCAGTAGTGAATCTGCATTTCGTAATGCACTGAATGGGATTTACACGGAATTACGTTCATCTGAGTTGTTTGGTTCAAATTTAGGTTTAGGGGGAATAGAGTTTATGGGACAAACTCTTGTGCCTGATTCAGAATTGAAACCGATTGCAGAATTTGATTACGATTCTCAGATCATGAAAGAAAAAATAGAGCAGGTTTGGGCATCCATGTACCATGCGATCTATTCATGCAATAATTTGCTCCGGTTATTCGATAAGAATCAAGATGTGATTTTTATAAAAGGAGCGAGAGAAGTCATGTTGGCAGAATTGAAAGTGTTGCGGGTGGCAATGCATTATGATTTGGTCCGTTTGTTCCATCCGGCATATACCTCTGAGCCTTCTTTTAAAGGCATATATTGGAAAGAGAGTACGGGGGATGAACTGCAACAATTGTCTACGCAAGAATTGTGTACGAAAATGTTAGCTCAATTGACAGAGGCGATTGCAATTCTGAAAAAATATGATCCTATTTATACTGGTGAATCTTTGAATTCAGATGGGTTGTTCGGAATGGCACCTTCTAATCGGGTGTGGAAAATGAATTATTATGCAGCTTTAGGATTAAAAGCACGTATTGCATTAGCGTTAGGGACGGAAGCCGGATACCTTGATGCCCGGGCTTGTGTGGATGAAATCCTTGAAGGCGGATATTTTTCTTTTGCAACTTCTGCCGGGACTGATTTGGCATTTTCTAGAGAGCATTTGTTGGGGTTACCTTCTCCGAAAGAGGGATTACAAGCATTAGGATACACCTTATTCCGAGACAAAGGGGTCGTTTTATCTCCTATTGTGCAGGTTGAGGAATGGAAACAGGAAGCTCCTGATGATATTCGTTTCAGGTCCATGAACAATACCTTACAAAACTTACTTCCTAAATACGATAGTTTAAGTATTGCCGTGTTTAGTGGGGCTCCGCAACAGATTCCCTATATCAAGTTAGGAGAGATTTATTTAATAGGTGCGGAGGCAGCTTTAAAATTGAATGACCTCTCCGGGGCGTATGCTTACTTGAGTACGTTTGTGGATAAGCGTTTCTCCAAGACTTCTATCGTGGAAACTTCGACAGCCACGGAGCTTATGGAAGAGATTGAAAGACAGTACATACGGGAATTTTTGGGAGAAGGGCAGTTGTTCTATTGCTATAAACGTTGGAATTTATCCTCTATTCCGTCTTATGATGGTCGGAATATAGAGATGACAAAGGCTAAGTATGTGTGGCCGATTCCTGCGAATTAA
- a CDS encoding PKD-like family lipoprotein, whose translation MKVIKDFICMSFVLMLIITGCYEDKGSYNYSEWTGIDSVTGVEIPGSSYGRISLSEGELLEIDPKITFKEGTNPNDFEYAWVMGGDTIGTSLKLSWEVAFGNIEFLSGEAYFWLAIRNKVTGESWKHYATSNNGAYMVKVKIVPTAIPLIGVMIYEKADGTLEWGSIKGSNRAAPQQFTTVFTEMFKRYNSDKVIKGPFVGATFDTRQLSIYTQDPDGYGTMIQAADGQTYPFGQVMGSVQSLTFTEKPTAVVKAKNAYFNHMQEILIGNELFLSTMNSDYPYQLINPNSPGEETGVEQVIGALPYNRNAPVTLQRLTDGSIYYYFYNANKGYSRQPLFDGNGEVVRLDKMVGLYHEPTGQSNTKLKFFLVGKKGNEYKMYIYEYQQFARATDVISYLSEKDVTQWAGGMTDNAIWFTTVLPVGWNYAYIAKGKDLWRYSYEGLETPTIVKSFPDDIVSVVPTPNASLFGDDESNELYTAVFTYNSTTQTGSMYIINPRTTVVEEFASSENSIPGKVLMYLPYLSN comes from the coding sequence ATGAAAGTGATAAAAGATTTTATATGTATGTCCTTTGTTTTGATGTTGATCATTACGGGATGTTACGAGGATAAGGGGAGTTATAACTATTCCGAGTGGACGGGTATTGATTCCGTGACCGGAGTAGAAATTCCGGGAAGTTCTTACGGACGTATCTCTTTGTCCGAGGGAGAACTTTTAGAGATAGATCCTAAAATCACCTTTAAGGAGGGGACGAATCCTAATGATTTTGAGTATGCATGGGTTATGGGGGGTGACACTATCGGAACCAGTCTGAAGCTTTCTTGGGAAGTTGCTTTTGGGAATATCGAATTCTTAAGTGGTGAGGCTTATTTCTGGTTGGCTATTCGTAATAAAGTGACCGGGGAAAGCTGGAAACATTATGCTACTTCCAATAATGGTGCTTATATGGTAAAGGTCAAGATTGTCCCGACGGCGATTCCGTTGATTGGAGTGATGATTTACGAGAAGGCCGATGGAACCCTTGAATGGGGATCTATTAAAGGAAGTAACCGGGCAGCTCCGCAACAATTTACAACGGTTTTCACCGAAATGTTTAAACGTTATAATTCGGATAAAGTAATCAAAGGTCCGTTTGTCGGGGCAACGTTTGATACAAGACAATTAAGTATTTACACGCAAGATCCGGATGGATATGGCACGATGATTCAGGCTGCGGATGGACAAACGTACCCGTTTGGTCAGGTAATGGGTTCTGTTCAAAGTCTTACTTTCACGGAGAAACCGACGGCTGTTGTAAAGGCTAAAAATGCTTATTTCAACCATATGCAGGAAATATTGATCGGAAACGAATTGTTCCTTTCTACCATGAATAGTGATTATCCCTATCAGTTAATCAATCCGAATTCTCCGGGTGAAGAGACGGGAGTGGAGCAAGTAATTGGGGCTTTGCCGTATAATCGTAATGCTCCCGTGACCTTACAACGCTTAACGGATGGTAGTATCTATTATTATTTCTACAATGCCAATAAAGGATATAGTCGTCAGCCTTTGTTCGATGGCAATGGGGAGGTCGTGAGATTGGATAAAATGGTTGGGTTATACCATGAGCCGACAGGACAATCGAATACCAAATTGAAATTCTTCCTTGTGGGCAAAAAAGGCAATGAATATAAGATGTATATTTACGAATATCAACAATTTGCAAGAGCAACAGATGTTATTTCTTACCTATCGGAAAAAGATGTGACCCAATGGGCAGGTGGAATGACGGATAACGCTATTTGGTTCACCACGGTTCTGCCTGTTGGTTGGAACTATGCTTACATTGCCAAGGGTAAAGATTTGTGGCGGTATAGTTATGAAGGGTTGGAAACTCCCACTATTGTCAAGAGTTTCCCGGATGATATTGTTTCGGTTGTACCGACACCGAATGCTTCTCTTTTCGGAGATGATGAAAGTAATGAGTTATACACGGCAGTATTTACTTATAATTCAACAACTCAGACAGGATCAATGTACATTATCAACCCTCGTACAACGGTTGTGGAAGAATTCGCATCGAGCGAGAACTCCATACCGGGTAAGGTATTGATGTACCTGCCTTATTTGTCGAATTAA